CTCTATCAGAACATGAACGAAGACCTGCAGCTTGCCGGTATGAGCAAACGCACCGTGCACGGCTACCTGCGAGCCGTGCGACAACTGGCCGACTACTGCGAAAAACGCCCCAACCGGATCACCGAAGCCGAACTGCGGCGATACTTCCTGTACCTCAAGAACGAAAAACAATTCGCGTACGGGTCGATCCGTGTAGCCTTCTCAGGTATCAAGTTCTTCTACTCGCGAACCTGCAAGCGGAACTGGCAGACGCTCGCCACAATGAAGCTGCAGCGGTCCAAAACGATGCCCGAAGTACTCACCATCGAACAGGTCCACCGCATCATC
The nucleotide sequence above comes from Novipirellula galeiformis. Encoded proteins:
- a CDS encoding site-specific integrase; its protein translation is MVNYDNLPAASPYFDGKLYQNMNEDLQLAGMSKRTVHGYLRAVRQLADYCEKRPNRITEAELRRYFLYLKNEKQFAYGSIRVAFSGIKFFYSRTCKRNWQTLATMKLQRSKTMPEVLTIEQVHRIIDACRVERIAAFFWTTYSMGLRLEEARNLQVGDI